DNA from Sorangium aterium:
GGCCGCGGCGACACCGAGCCCGGCGTCGCGGTGGATCCCTGGAAAATCTTGCCCGCGAAGCTGAACTGCTGGTTCGGGCCCCACCCGGTATACGAAAGCGGGATCGTCTCGGCGTGGACGAGCGCGTCGTGGCCGTCGAACACGTGGACATCGATCCATGCGCTGGCGCCCCACGCCGAATGGCTGACCCACGCGTCGAGGTCCAGGTGTATCTGGATGTCTGTCCCCGCGATCGGCCCCTGTGCGGGCCTCGGGAACGCGTAGACCTTCGAGACCCGAAAGGCCCGGACGTTCGTGATGTCGGGGCGCCGCTGCGCCCCCGCGCGGTAGACGACCGGCTGCGCCGGGATCCGCGGCGGCGGGCCGCCCACGTCGAACCAGTAGTTGTCGCCGAAGCGCGTGTCCCACGCCTCGCACCGGCGGCTGGTCTGAGAGAAGCCGTGGAACCAGATCTCCGCCTGGGTCGCGTCGTCGGGCACCGAGATCTCCAGGGCCGCGGGCCTGTGCGCGACGACGTGCCCGGGCGGGTTCCCCGGGGCCCGCACCTCCTCGACGACGCTCCCTTGCACGATCGCGCCCCGCGGGTGGAAGCGGACGTAGGCGGTGATGTCGCCGATCTCGGCGCCGCGCCACGTCGTGAAGCAGCGCGACAGGCGGCTCAGCTCATACTCGATCCTGAGCTTCCCCCCGCGCTCGATCGGACCCTGCTGCGCGTGCTGCCAGTCAGGCAGGAACTGGAGAACAGCGGTCGTTGCCATCGGGACCCTCCTTGCATGGACGCGTAGCCAGGAACGGGCAGCCGATGCAAGCGGGGCGACGTTTCGGCCGGCGTGAAGGCCGATCGCCCGTCGGCCGATCGCGCCGGTGCGGTTCGAGGGGGGCGTGACGGCGGATCGCAGCTCCTCGGACGGCATGGACCCGGACCGGGCCCAGCTGTCAAGCCCCGGGCCTGGGGTGATCGGCGACAGGTCGTCGACGTCGATCATGAGGTTGTCTGGCCGCGTGGGCGCCGCGCCTGCGCGACGGCCTCGCTCCCGCGGGGATGCGCGGGCCTCGCCGGGGTCAGGGCGTGTAGACCTCGGCGCTCGGCAGACTTCCGAAGTATATTCCGCCTGTGACCAGTACCTTGCCGTTCCCGAGCAGGACCGCTGTATGGCTGTTTCGTGCCTGGTTCATCGCGCCGGTCGGGGCCGAAGTCGTTCCTGTCGAATTCACGAGCCAGGCTGTCGCCAACTGAGACGTCCCCATATAGCCTCCAGCGATCAACACCCTGCCGTCCGTGAGCCGCGTCGCCGTGTGGTAGGCGCGGATACCGATGGCCGGTCCGGGTGACCAGCTGTTCGTCGCCGGATGATACAGCTCGGTGCTCGACAGATAGTTGTTGCCGTTGGCACCTCCGGCGATCAGCACGTCGCCATTGTTCAGCAACGTCGCCGTGTGATACCAACGCGGGACGCTCATGCTGCCCGCGGGCGACCAGCTGTCGGTCGCCGGATGATAGAGCATGGCCCTGTCCAACAGCGTCCCGTTGCCGTTACCGCCCGTGACCAGCACGTCGCCGCTCGTGAGCCGCGTCGCGGTATGCTTGCCGAGGGTGGCGCCGTCCGGCGCGGCAGGCGACCAGGTGTTGCTCGCCGGATCGTAAAGCGCGACTGGGGCAGTGAGAGCGTCGAGCAGGAACCCACCCACGACCAGCACCTTGCCGTTCAGGAGCAGCGTGGCCGAGTGTCCGACTCGGGCGGCGTGCGGCGATCCCGCGGGCGACCATGTGTTGGTCGTCGGGTCGTACACCTCGGCGGCGTTGGACGCGGACGTCCCGTGGCCTCCCACGACCAGCACCTTGCCGTTCGGGAGCAGCGTCATCGTGTGCTCATCTCGCCCAGTTGCCATGGGAGGGGCCGCTGTCCAGGTATTGCTTAACCGACCGTACAGCTCGGCGCGGTTGGCCGCTGGCGCATGGCCACCCCCCGTCACCAGCACCCTGCCGTCGTTGAGCACGATCGCTGCGTGCTCGGCTCGATCGTCATTCATCGGCGTGACCATCGTCCATGCCGTGGCAACCCACGTCGTGGTCGGATCGGCATAGAGCTCTGCGCTGGACAGGTACGCGTTCGTGATGATTCCATACCTCACGCCGCCCGCGAGGAGCACCTTGCCGTTCGCGAGCAGCGTCGCGGTGTGCCCGCTGCGCTCGTCGCTCATCGCTGGAACCGAGGTCCACGCATCGGCCGCCGGGTTGTAGAGGGCGGCGGTCGCGGTCGATGTGGTGAGGCCGATGGCCCCGCCCGTCACGAGCACGTCGCCATTGCTGAGCAGCGTCGCAGTGTGTCCGGTGCGGGGGACAGCCATCGGAGCGGCCGCCGTCCACGAGGGTGCTGCCGGATCGAAGATATCGGCGCTCGCGAGCTCGTGGGAGGAGGGGTTGTAGCCGCCCGTGACGAGCACCTTGCCGCTCGCGAGCCGCGCCGCGGCGTGTTGATAGCGGGGCGTGCTCATCGATCCAGCCGACGACCACGCGCCGGCGCTCGGATCGTAGAGCTCCGTGCTCGAGAGGTAGGAGCCGTTGCGCCCGCCCGCGACGAGCACCTTGCCGCTCGTGAGCAACGTCGCGGTGTGCCCGCCACGGCCCTGGGTCATCGGTGCGGTCGCCGACCAGGTGCTGGTCGCGGGATGATAAATCTCGGCGCTGGCCACGTAGGTGTTGCCGGCGGTGAGCCCACCGGTCACCAGCACCGTGCCATCGTCGAGCAGCGTCGCGGTATGCCCCTGGCGCGAAGCGGTCATCGGCGCGGCCGCCGACCAGGTGTTCGTGCTCGGGTCGTAGAGCTCGGCGCTCGCGACTGGCGCGCTCGAGGCCCCGTTTCCGCCCGCGATGAGCACCCTGCCGTCGCTCAGCCGTGTCGCCGTGTGGTAGCGGCGGGCGGGGGTCACCGATCCGGCGGATGACCAGGTGTTCGTGCTCGGCCTGTAGAGCTCGGCGCTCGCCAGGAGAGCGCCGTTGTACCCGCCCACGACGAGCACGTTGCCGTCGTAGAGCAGCGTTGCAGAGTGCCCGTGGCGCGCGGTGCTCATCGCGCCGGCCGGCGCCCACACGGGGTCGATCAGCGCGGGCTCGCCGCCCGCGTCCGCCCAGAGCTCGATGGTCGCCCCGCGCACCGCGAGGCGCGCGGCGATCGGGCGACCGCCGCGCGCGAACGCGGCCGGCGCCGTCACGCGCAGCCGCGGCGCGCCGGACTCGTCGACGACCTCGACGGCGTCGCCCTGCTGCCTCAGGGTCGCGCCCGCGACCTCCCACGCGGCCGCGGGAGCGCCCGCGCGCGCGATGCCCGCGTCGAGCAGCAGCCACTCCTCGTAGCCTTCCTCGATCGCCGACCAGAACGACGTGCCGCCTTCGCGCCGGAACGCCACCGCCTGCTCGGCGATAACGCCCTCGCCCTCGGCGCCGATCTCGCGCACACGCGCCTCGAAGCCGCCGGGCAGATGGAACCGGATCTCCCCCTCGCCGCGCGCCGGCAGCGCGGCGTGCAGCCCGCCGCGTCGCTGGAGCGAGGCCTCGATCTCGCCGTCGCCGGTTAATCCGACGGTCGAGGCGAGCGCGAAGCCGCGGTCGACCGCGACGAATGCCTCGCCGCCCCCGAGGATCTGCAGCGCGTGGTCGGGGAAGCGAAGCTGGAGCTCGTCGCCCGCGGGCGGCTCGGGGCCCAGCGCGCAGCCGGCGCCGCCCGTGGACAGCGCCCCGCAGAAGAGCAAGGTAGACAAGATGAACAGCCAGCGCTGGAAAGGGGAATCGAAACGCATCATGACGCTCCTCCTTGAGTCATCGGTTTCCAGAGACCGCGGTCTTGGGGCGGAAAGGGAAAGAGAACCTCGGCGGCGTGTGGGGCTAAGAAATCCAAACGCGATGCTGCCTGCCTGCATGCTGCCACGTCGCAGGGTCATGGGGCCACCCCATCGCAGGATCATGGCGCCAGGGGGGAGACGACGTGATCGGTCTCGACCACGCCCGAGACCGCGAAGCGTGTCGATGTCTCCGGAGCCGGGCGCGCAGCGACCGGCGACCTCTCTTTTCGCAGGGTCATGGGGCCACCTAGGCCCCCGTGTAGATCCCGGCAGGGTCCGCGACGCTCAGGAGCGGGCAGGTTCACCCGCCCCCGGCGACACCAGCGGTCCTATCGACGAGGGGGGCGAGGCACACCGATCGGAGCGAGGGGTCAGAGGCGCGGCCCCAGACTCGACGTTCTCGCCGGGGCCGCAGCGGTCATCGCCGCCTGCCGCGTGGGTGGGTGGGCGGCTTGCTGCGCGCGGTCACCGGCGCGGGCAGCGCAATGACCGTGCGCTGATCCGTGGACGGTGACGCCGGCGGCTTCGCCGTCTCGAGCATGCGCGCCACGCGCTGCACGTCGACGACATCGAACGCGAGCGCGCTTTGGCAGATCGCCTCGACGCGCCCGTTGCCAAACTTCTTGCACAGACGCAGCAGTGCGTAGACCAGCCGCATGCGCGTCCAGGGCAATGGCACCGCGAGCAGTCGCTCAGCGTAGACGCCGACGTGCACTCCGCACTTCTTCGCGCTCGCGATGAGCGAGGCGACGTCGCGCACCGCTGCGACGTCCTTGCCCATGGGGTAGTCGCTCGGATCGGTGGAACGCTTGCCCGGCGCGACGCGCGCGTGCACTTTCACGAGCTCCGTGCCGGCGTAGATCCTCACCGATGCGCGGTCGGCGCGAACGCGCACTGTGCTTCCGACGTAGCGGGTGGGCACGCTGTAGAGCGACCGGAGCACCTGCACGTATCCGCGAGGTGGACGAACTCGTGCTCTCGGCGCGAGCGCCTGCCGGGCCGGCTCCAGCAGCGCTCGAGGTAGGGCGATCAGGGGGTGAGATCGATCAGCGATTGGGTGCCTACGGCTTCCGGGGGCGTCGGCGCGGTCGCTGGAGGGCTCGGGGGAGCACGGCGGTCCCGAGGCCGATGAAGACGAGGGAGACCGCTCAGGAGTTCGCCCTGAGCGCGGTGAACTCGCCCGGATCGTGGATGGTGGGGGGATTGGTCCCGCCACCGATGAAGTCTTCCGTCCGGTCGTACATGCCGAAGTGGGTCACCGGCGCCGAACCGCCCTTTGCCGGGAAACCATCCGGGCCTGCCTTGACCCCGAGGGCGTTCATCAAGCTGCAGAAGTACTTGTTGATCGGCGCGTTGGCGAGCGATGGATCGGTCCCCGTTTCCTGGGAGATCGCGTCGACCCGGTCCGACGTGCCGTCGGCACACGTGATCTCGCTGTTGCCGGTCGTGAGATCGGGCGAGCCGTCATCGACGTTCACGGCCCAGCCGGTCTTGAAATAGCCGCCGGCGCTGCCGACCTGGACGATCGGCAGGTTGTTGAGGTTGCGGGCGCAGCCGTCCGACGCGTCCTGGAACCAGACGGCCGCGCAGTTGTCGAGGAGCGTGCCGTCGCCCTCGTCGATACGGTTCAGCTGCCCGACGAGGTGGGCGAACTTCCTTGCATAGTAGTCGTCGATCTTGAGGATCATGTCGATCACACCGGGGACGCAGGTGCCCGTCATGCCCGCGTGGTCCAAGCGACTCGCGAGACCCGCGGCCTCCTGCGTCAGGCCGAGCCCCTTGAAGCTGTAAGCCGCGGGGTACTTCAGGAAGATGACGGGGTTCGCGTTGCACGCCGCCGCGAGCAGGGCGAGGTTCGAATAGAGGTCCGCTCCGTCCAGGCCGCCTGAGATCGGCTGCGTCAGCTTGTCCGAGTAGTTCGCGTTGCTCACCAGGTCGATGTTTTCTTGCGTCACGCCGAGCGCCGTGGCGAGGGACGTGTTGCACTGCGAAGGAACCACCACGTTTCCTGTCGCGTGGAGGAGCTCCTTCCAGGCTGCGAGCTTCCGCTTGTCGGCACGGCTCATGTCGAACCGCTCGAGCGTCTGCAGATCGTCCCTCACGATGTCGAGGATGCTCTTGCCGCGCATCGCCGCGTAGGTGTCCGGAGACGTCGGCTTCCCCGCCTCGAAGAGTCCCGTGAGGCTGCTGAAGGCCTGCGACGCGGAGATGCTATTGAAGAGGGTCTCGGCAGCGGAGTAGGAGATCGCCGACTGAGAGTTGTCACGCTCACCAATCGTGTTCATGAGCAACGGAGTGCCTTGCGGGCTGAGCTGTCGTGCGATGACGTGGTCCAGCGAGGGACCGGTCGGCATGGCGTAGAACTTCGTCGCCGTGTTGAAGCTGAACGGGTCGTTGCTGTTGGGAGTGACCGGGTGGCAAGTGAAGTACGACCCGTTCACCTGCGTATTTTCATCGTTCCCCTGCCCCCGAACCATCGTCGCCGTCCACTCGTTCATCGCGCGGATGCCTCGGGGCATGAGGAGCTTGTCGACGTAAGGCGCCAGGTGCTTGAGCGTCGTCGACTCGAGGTCCGCCGCGGTGAGCGGCCCGTGCGATTTCTTCGGGAACCACCGCGTCGTGATGCAGCCATAGTGCGTGTACATCACGATGAGCCGCTTCGGTGGCGTGGCCGGCTGCGCCATCACGGTGCGGTCGAGGATCGAGCCGAGGAACGGCGCCGCGACGCAAGCTCCGCCCAGCCCCCGGAGGAAGATTCTTCGGTTCACGCGCTTCGCCATGGTCGTATTTTTCCTGCCTCAGTTGAGGCAAACGCCCGGCTGACACTCGGATCGCCGTCGGATGCCCGCGTTTGCCACGTCTCCATCCCCCCTACAATGCCCGCGGGCCCGTGAATGTATTTGGGTTTCGCTCGGCCGGGCGCGTTCGCCGAGCGGAAGGACGCCCCGCGATCACCGCTCGACGCGGCAGCCCGCCACGTCGCCGCAGTCCTCGAGAGCGCACCGGTCGCCCTTGCGATCCGTCCACACTCCGAAGACCGACGCCTGTTTGATCGCTCATCGCCGGGTCGAAGGGGCTGTCTTCACGCCGCCGCATGCGGGGCGTAGCATGCGCTTGGGCGCGCCGACTCCGGGGGCAGTCTGCCCGCGAGCGCTGCGCCGCGACGTCATCCAACCCCATGGAGAGGTCTCATGAATTCTCCGACCGCGCAGCCCGCCGAGAGCTACAACCCCTACGAACCACCCAAGGCAGACGCCTCCGCGGCGCTGCGACCGGAGGAGCGCTCGCGGTTGCGGCTCGCGAGCAGCGACAGGCGGCTCGTGAACCTCGTCGTCGATTACATGGGATTGATGCTGTTCACGTTCCTCGTGGGCGTGATCTTCGGGCTCCTCGGAGGCGCCGACGTGTTCGAGAAGGCCAACGATACATTGCTCGGCCTCGTGATGATGTTCGCGTACTATGCCTCGATGGAGGCGATCTTCGGCGCCACGCCTGGCAAGCTCGTCACTGGCACGCGGGTCGTGATGGAGGACGGCAGCCGCGCCGGCCTCGGTCGGATCGCGCTCCGCACCCTGTGCCGGTTCATCCCCTTCGAGGCGTTCACGTTCCTGACGCGGCGGGGCGGCGCGCCCGTGGGCCTGCACGACCGGCTGTCGAAGACCCGTGTCATCCTCGTGCGCGGCTCTGACGACGCACGTTGAGAGGCGGTTCGCCGGGCTCCAGCGGGGACGAGCCGTGTCTCCGGGGGCCGGCGGCGTGCGTGGTGCCCGTCGCAAGAATGCGATCGTCTCTTCGTAGCCTCACGGCGTTCGCGGCGCGTGCGCCTTCGTCGCCTCGCGAAGGGGCAGGTCAGGGGAGGGGCTGCTTGCGAAGGCGAGCGAGAGAGCGAGCGCACTGGAGGGCCATGGCGCCGAACCCGACAAAACAGACACCGACGTCAGACCAGCTCCGGAGATCGAGGGCTTCGACGCGCACAAGCAAGAGATACGCGAAGGCGAGGTTGGCCAGCGCCCAGGCGACGTTCACCGCCGGCGGCGACAACCCCTTGAATGGCGGTGATGCGAACGGGGTCTGCAACGGCTGGCCGGACACGCCGGCGATCAAGTGGGGGAGCGCATTGGCGAGGAACGCCCCACCGAAGAAGTACGCGAAATAGACATACCAGGGCATGGTGATCTCCTCGAGCTGTTCGAGCGGAGGCTGCTCTCGCGTCAAGAAGTACGCTGTGGCGGCTTTCACATGCAAGGAAGAAGACCGGGCCACCCCGGACCGTCGAGTGGAATCGTCTGGACTTCTTCCTGTCTCCTGCCCGAACACGAACAGCCGATGCCGTCTGCGCGCGTGGAGGCGCTCGGGTTCCGGCGGAACGACGATCTGGCCGCGATGTACCCCATCCCGCCGAAGCGGGCGTGAGCGCGGCGGCCAGCGCCGCGGCGTCCTCTCACGTCCGGGATGGGCAGGCTCACCTGCCACAGGGTGTCACGTGACACCCTTGTGGCGATGTGTCACCCGCAGCGCTCCCGGCCGAAGGCTCGAGCAGGCGCCCGGGGGCTCCGCGCGCGCGCCTCCCCGCAGCGGAGGCGGGCGGCGCGCGACGAGGACGAGGCCCGACCCTCGCGGTCCGACGCGAGTTCGCCTCTGGCCTGCCGGTTGCTGAGGTCCCTGCGCGAGCGAGCCGTCGAGGTGAATCGACGGCCGCACCACCACAGGAGGACTCGTCATGATGCTCGAACGACATGCGCTCATTCGCCGGACCTTGATCGCCGCTGCCCTCGCGTTGCCCATCGGCGCCGCGATCGCCGCGGGCGCGCCGAGCGACGCGGTGGCCGGCTGCCAGATCACGGTGAGCGTGCACAACTCCGGCAGCCAGGCGTTCACGGTCGACTGGGACGAGAGCAAGGTGAAGGTGTCCGGCGGCACGTGGGACAAGCTCGCGAACAACTCGTCCGAGCTGGTCGGCGCCGGTCAGACGAAA
Protein-coding regions in this window:
- a CDS encoding DUF6209 family protein yields the protein MATTAVLQFLPDWQHAQQGPIERGGKLRIEYELSRLSRCFTTWRGAEIGDITAYVRFHPRGAIVQGSVVEEVRAPGNPPGHVVAHRPAALEISVPDDATQAEIWFHGFSQTSRRCEAWDTRFGDNYWFDVGGPPPRIPAQPVVYRAGAQRRPDITNVRAFRVSKVYAFPRPAQGPIAGTDIQIHLDLDAWVSHSAWGASAWIDVHVFDGHDALVHAETIPLSYTGWGPNQQFSFAGKIFQGSTATPGSVSPRPDARKVQLRLYYEIDGQVFTDGVLHQAELPEDARL
- a CDS encoding Kelch repeat-containing protein codes for the protein MMRFDSPFQRWLFILSTLLFCGALSTGGAGCALGPEPPAGDELQLRFPDHALQILGGGEAFVAVDRGFALASTVGLTGDGEIEASLQRRGGLHAALPARGEGEIRFHLPGGFEARVREIGAEGEGVIAEQAVAFRREGGTSFWSAIEEGYEEWLLLDAGIARAGAPAAAWEVAGATLRQQGDAVEVVDESGAPRLRVTAPAAFARGGRPIAARLAVRGATIELWADAGGEPALIDPVWAPAGAMSTARHGHSATLLYDGNVLVVGGYNGALLASAELYRPSTNTWSSAGSVTPARRYHTATRLSDGRVLIAGGNGASSAPVASAELYDPSTNTWSAAAPMTASRQGHTATLLDDGTVLVTGGLTAGNTYVASAEIYHPATSTWSATAPMTQGRGGHTATLLTSGKVLVAGGRNGSYLSSTELYDPSAGAWSSAGSMSTPRYQHAAARLASGKVLVTGGYNPSSHELASADIFDPAAPSWTAAAPMAVPRTGHTATLLSNGDVLVTGGAIGLTTSTATAALYNPAADAWTSVPAMSDERSGHTATLLANGKVLLAGGVRYGIITNAYLSSAELYADPTTTWVATAWTMVTPMNDDRAEHAAIVLNDGRVLVTGGGHAPAANRAELYGRLSNTWTAAPPMATGRDEHTMTLLPNGKVLVVGGHGTSASNAAEVYDPTTNTWSPAGSPHAARVGHSATLLLNGKVLVVGGFLLDALTAPVALYDPASNTWSPAAPDGATLGKHTATRLTSGDVLVTGGNGNGTLLDRAMLYHPATDSWSPAGSMSVPRWYHTATLLNNGDVLIAGGANGNNYLSSTELYHPATNSWSPGPAIGIRAYHTATRLTDGRVLIAGGYMGTSQLATAWLVNSTGTTSAPTGAMNQARNSHTAVLLGNGKVLVTGGIYFGSLPSAEVYTP
- a CDS encoding Mu transposase domain-containing protein, which translates into the protein MAGPIPPPSTIRASSPRSGRTPERSPSSSSASGPPCSPEPSSDRADAPGSRRHPIADRSHPLIALPRALLEPARQALAPRARVRPPRGYVQVLRSLYSVPTRYVGSTVRVRADRASVRIYAGTELVKVHARVAPGKRSTDPSDYPMGKDVAAVRDVASLIASAKKCGVHVGVYAERLLAVPLPWTRMRLVYALLRLCKKFGNGRVEAICQSALAFDVVDVQRVARMLETAKPPASPSTDQRTVIALPAPVTARSKPPTHPRGRRR
- a CDS encoding DUF1552 domain-containing protein — encoded protein: MNRRIFLRGLGGACVAAPFLGSILDRTVMAQPATPPKRLIVMYTHYGCITTRWFPKKSHGPLTAADLESTTLKHLAPYVDKLLMPRGIRAMNEWTATMVRGQGNDENTQVNGSYFTCHPVTPNSNDPFSFNTATKFYAMPTGPSLDHVIARQLSPQGTPLLMNTIGERDNSQSAISYSAAETLFNSISASQAFSSLTGLFEAGKPTSPDTYAAMRGKSILDIVRDDLQTLERFDMSRADKRKLAAWKELLHATGNVVVPSQCNTSLATALGVTQENIDLVSNANYSDKLTQPISGGLDGADLYSNLALLAAACNANPVIFLKYPAAYSFKGLGLTQEAAGLASRLDHAGMTGTCVPGVIDMILKIDDYYARKFAHLVGQLNRIDEGDGTLLDNCAAVWFQDASDGCARNLNNLPIVQVGSAGGYFKTGWAVNVDDGSPDLTTGNSEITCADGTSDRVDAISQETGTDPSLANAPINKYFCSLMNALGVKAGPDGFPAKGGSAPVTHFGMYDRTEDFIGGGTNPPTIHDPGEFTALRANS
- a CDS encoding RDD family protein, yielding MNSPTAQPAESYNPYEPPKADASAALRPEERSRLRLASSDRRLVNLVVDYMGLMLFTFLVGVIFGLLGGADVFEKANDTLLGLVMMFAYYASMEAIFGATPGKLVTGTRVVMEDGSRAGLGRIALRTLCRFIPFEAFTFLTRRGGAPVGLHDRLSKTRVILVRGSDDAR